Proteins from a single region of Ziziphus jujuba cultivar Dongzao chromosome 1, ASM3175591v1:
- the LOC107423465 gene encoding protein STRUBBELIG-RECEPTOR FAMILY 3 isoform X2: protein MKGKKGLGFLESHFAEKKKEYMKWEVYMRVFTGLVLIFTAPYCAGLTDPQDVMAINNLYVSLGYPPLQGWLLVGGDPCVDLWQGVECVFSNITAIKLSNANLGGVLGDSLQFFGSVIEIDLSNNHIGGSIPSALPVTLRILSLSANNLTGSIPPSLSTLTQLLDLSLHNNNLSGGIPDAFRQLNVLTNLDLSTNNLSGQLPPSLGNLSSLTTLHLQDNKLSGFLDVLQALPLQDLDITNNVFSGPIPAKLLTIPTFRKDGNPFNTTPILPPQAAPPQSVAWAPSPGGRLWRHMNGPSSSRTATSEEARKFFTSKTITWISVAGVSVVIALLLCLLLSRCCRAKKKDENSKKHYIDAHEDSSVRPKYGESALQQSNQMETVPNEAIVKPLDRNGLNKRRMGTIPKLHDEHAIDMRRIDENSVYKRDHETDMTDMNEEILPPPPPPAPLPVHKAILNPVTTSRRPVNSINSSAAKAFTVAALQQHTNSFSQENFIGAGVLGSVYRAELPDGKVLAVKKLENTAFRQQSDEDFFELVSNISKLRHPNVVELVGYCSEHGQRLLVYEYCINGSLHDALHIDDEIHQKLSWNGRIRVALGAARALEYLHEVCQPPVVHRNFKSANLLLDEKLEIHVSDCGLAPVLSSASVSQMSGSLLNAYGYGAPEFDSGTYTYQSDVYSFGVVLLELLTGRKSYDRSQPRGEQYLVRWAVPKLHDIDSLSRMVDPSLHGAYPKKSLSRFADIISSCLQREPEFRPPISEIVQELLQMI, encoded by the exons atgaaaggaaaaaaggGACTTGGGTTTTTGGAGTCTCATTTTGCtgagaaaaaaaaggaatacaTGAAGTGGGAAGTATACATGCGGGTCTTTACTGGGTTGGTGTTGATTTTCACGGCTCCTTATTGTGCTGGACTTACTGACCCGCAAGATG TTATGGCGATAAATAACTTATATGTGAGTCTAGGCTACCCACCGCTTCAAGGGTGGCTTCTTGTTGGAGGAGACCCATGTGTGGATTTGTGGCAAGGTGTTGAATGTGTCTTTTCAAACATAACAGCAAT AAAACTTAGTAATGCAAATTTGGGAGGAGTATTGGGCGATAGCTTACAATTCTTTGGATCCGTCATAGAAAT AGATTTGAGCAACAATCATATTGGAGGGAGTATTCCATCTGCTTTACCCGTGACCCTCAGGATCCT TTCTCTTTCTGCTAATAATCTCACTGGAAGCATCCCACCTTCATTGTCTACGTTAACTCAGTTATTAGATCT GTCATTACACAATAACAATCTCAGTGGAGGAATACCAGATGCCTTTCGGCAGCTTAATGTTTTGACGAATTT GGATCTGTCAACTAACAATTTAAGTGGTCAATTGCCTCCTTCTTTAGGAAATTTGTCATCTCTGACAACATT GCACTTGCAGGACAACAAGCTTTCTGGTTTTCTTGATGTCTTGCAGGCTCTTCCCCTACAGGATCT GGACATTACAAACAATGTTTTCTCTGGGCCTATACCTGCTAAATTGCTGACAATTCCGACTTTTAG AAAAGATGGAAATCCCTTCAACACTACTCCAATCCTACCACCTCAGGCAGCCCCCCCTCAATCTGTAGCCTGGGCCCCTTCTCCTGGAGGACGACTGTGGAGACACATGAACGGGCCTTCATCCTCAAGGACAGCAACTTCTGAAGAAGCTAGGAAGTTTTTTACATCTAAGACGATCACTTGGATTTCTGTTGCTGGGGTTTCAGTAGTTATTGCTTTATTACTGTGCCTTTTATTGTCAAGATGCTGCAGAGCAAAAAAGAAGGATGAGAACTCTAAGAAGCATTATATTGATGCCCATGAGGATTCTAGCGTGAGGCCTAAATATGGTGAATCTGCACTCCAGCAAAGTAATCAAATGGAGACCG TTCCAAATGAGGCAATTGTGAAGCCACTTGATAGAAATGGACTGAACAAAAGAAGAATGGGTACAATACCAAAGCTACACGATGAACATGCAATAGATATGAGAAGAATTGATGAAAATTCAGTGTATAAAAGGGATCATGAAACAGACATGACAGACATGAATGAAGAAATATTGCCACCGCCACCTCCACCTGCACCATTGCCCGTGCACAAGGCCATTTTGAATCCAGTAACTACAAGTAGACGTCCAGTGAACAGCATCAACTCAAGTGCTGCTAAAGCCTTCACTGTTGCTGCTCTACAGCAACATACAAATAGCTTCTCCCAAGAAAATTTTATAGGTGCAGGCGTGCTTGGAAGTGTTTACAGAGCTGAGCTTCCTGATGGAAAa GTTCTGGCTGTCAAGAAACTGGAAAATACAGCTTTTAGGCAACAAAGTGATGAGGATTTTTTTGAACTAGTGTCTAATATCTCTAAACTTCGACATCCTAATGTTGTGGAACTTGTTGGTTACTGTTCTGAGCATGGCCAAAGGCTGCTTGTATATGAGTATTGCATCAATGGTTCACTACATGATGCTTTACACATTGACGATGAAATCCATCAGAAACTTTCATGGAATGGGCGGATCCGGGTTGCACTTGGAGCTGCAAGAGCCCTAGA GTATTTGCATGAGGTCTGTCAGCCACCTGTTGTGCACCGGAATTTCAAGTCTGCCAATCTACTCCTTGATGAGAAGCTTGAAATACATGTTTCAGATTGTGGTTTGGCTCCTGTACTGTCATCTGCCTCAGTGAGTCAG ATGTCTGGAAGCCTCCTTAATGCTTATGGTTATGGTGCTCCAGAATTTGATTCAGGGACTTATACTTACCAGAGTGATGTGTATAGTTTCGGTGTTGTATTGTTAGAACTCCTTACAGGGCGGAAGTCCTACGACAG GTCACAGCCTCGTGGAGAGCAATATTTGGTTAGATGGGCTGTCCCTAAACTTCATGATATTGATTCACTATCAAGGATGGTTGATCCCTCTCTACATGGAGCATATCCTAAGAAGTCATTGTCACGTTTTGCTGATATAATTTCCTCATGTCTACAG CGAGAGCCAGAATTCAGGCCACCAATTTCTGAAATTGTCCAGGAGCTCTTACAAATGATTTAG